The Pithys albifrons albifrons isolate INPA30051 chromosome 6, PitAlb_v1, whole genome shotgun sequence region GCTCTAAAGAGCTGTTTTGCTGCAGTTGCAGTAGCAGCAGTTTTTCTCACAAAATACTATAGGTTTTCATGCTGTTAATATGTGAAGCTGAGGTGTGATCTTTCAGCAGTGCCTCTGCTTAATGTGATCAAGGCAGACTTTTCAGCAGCTCACAGGCTTACAAATATGCTCAGTCGTGGTCCTTTGCAGTCAAATCAAAGTGTACCAGACAGACACCCCTGTAGATGGAACTAGAACCCTCAAATGCTTCTACAGAAACCCATGTTTTCCTGAAGCACCAGAGGTTTATCCAGTACAGGGCTAGTTAAAACACTCCTGCATCCTGACAGCCTTCCTGTAGGCAGCACAGGCTTCTGACACAGGCAGGACCATTTCTTAGTTAAGTCTGTAGCAGCACAAGATCAGTGAAGCTTGGAAAAAACCTTGTCATTAAAGCAGGCTTAGCTCCTCAGGAAACAAATTTAGAACTAGAAGGCACAAATACAAGGTTGAGTGTGGGCTGCATACCCCTGTGGCATGTAAGCAGTTTAGATACCCCTCCTAAGAGGAAATATAGCACACAATAAATACAGTAtgacattttagaaaataagtGCATTACTGTGATCCTGCACAACATAAGTAAGTAGGATGCACAAGAGCCTAAAGAAGCCTTGTTCACTTAATATTGCACAGAAGTCCTAAAATTTAGTATCAGGTCATTGTACTGGAGGTGGAACATGACAGGGAAAAAATGTTGTATTTGGCAGAACCTGCCAAAGTCTCCACCATCACACAAGCAGCTTTTTGCCAATCTGAGGTAGAATTACATACATACTGCTTAAACCCAGTCAAGTCCTGCTCAACTAGTCTTCCAAGAAAAAAGTGCACAGAATACATGAACCTCTTTCTTCTCTAAAGAAAGTGAGGTTTGACTCCTGGAAGCAAGTCTTACAGAGCAAAGTTCCAGTGAAGATCCCTTTTCTTCACCTGAAAAGCAGTGATGGCTAGCATTATGCTACAGATAAGGAGTATAACAGGTACTAATTGCAAGTCTTATAGtgtgttttacttttcatttcctccttcccctACTACTTGCTGATTCTCCCCTTATTCACTCAGTCCAGTATATCTTATCAGTCAAGACTGTCCCCACTGCTTTCTCGCTTATGTCCCTTCTATTGGAAACCTGCAAAACTACTGCTGTTTCAACCCTTAGACTTCTGAGGGACACTTGCAGTTTCTTCTAGAGACTCCTCTGTGTAGTATAGACATGGAAGGATGGAAATAAGAGCCTCTTCGATGGAGAAGAGATGTTTATCCTCTGCTTGAGGACAAAAGTAGCGCATGAAGTCTGCCAGTCTCAGCAAGTACTCAATGTTATGACCAGCACAACCACTTGAGACAATGATTTGAGCTGCAATGTCCTCTTCAGATGCTGGGCCAAGGTAAGAAGGGTTCTGGGGTGTTGCAATGTAAACAAGAGCCAGGATGGGTTCCTCTACATCTTTCTCCTGAGGGTGGAACTCCACAAACTTAGTGTCATAGCCTCCCAGAACAGCTTCACGGACGTTGAGATACTGGAGTGATGCAGCAACTTGTTCCCCACGGACTTCATAGGCTACACCCCACGTGCATGCCTAAAAGTGAAAGAGCAAGGTGATTATGGAATGCTCTAACTGCAGGGGCCTGTCCACTGTTCCCTAATGCTTCAAATCAAGGCTCCCTTACTTTGGGGGTCTCTGCACAACTGAtaacagggcagagcagagaaggataacacacacccccccaccccacccccacgATGCCAGGGGACCTCACGGGAACTCAGCTGCCGACACCACCTTCCCGCTGCTGATGTGGCACCCCCCGGCCCAGGCCAGCTCCCACCGCCCCGGTACTCACCCCGCAGTCCTCCAGCAGCGTCACCACCCGGCCGGGCTGTGGGGACAGACAAGGACAACGCCGTCAGAAGCCGAGCCCACGACACCGGCGCCCCGCGGCCCCCCTGCGGCCGCGCCCTGCCCTTACCATCTTCTCGCTGCCGCGGTGGAAGGTGTCGCCCTGCCAGAAACGGCGGCTGTACCCGCGGATGAAGCCCACTTTGCGCGACGTGAACTCGAAGCCCGGCCTCCACACCAGCGAGCCGTACCCGAAGATCCACACCGGCGCCGTCAGCCCCTCGCCCTCCGCCTGCCCCGAGGGCGAGGAAGGGGAGCTGGAGGACAGGAGCGGGCacggcggcggctccgggcgCTCCTCGGGACGCTGCGGGTCGCGCTTCATGTCGGTGCTGGCGCTGCGGGCGCTGCTCGTGCGGCCGCACACGCCGCCGCGGCGCTTTAAAGGCGGCCGtgccgcccgccccgctccgccccaGCCCGGGTGATGCAACGCGGGCGGGAGGTTTCGCGGCGCCGCGCGTGGGGCAAAGCGGGCGCGGGTTGCGTCAGGCGGCGCGGGCGGGGCCGCCCGGCGGGGAccccggcacggcacggcacggcacggcccgGTCCGGCACGGGGGGGGGACCTGTTCGGCACGGGGGGGTCGGCCTGTCCGGGAGCGCTTGGTGACAGCTGCCTGAGGAACACTGCGGCGCCTGCGAGATTGCCGCCCGCTGTTGCCACTGCCAGACCCCGGCGGCCAGTGGAGCACCCGCGCCGTGCCCGAAAGGTGGAAGGAGCGGGCAAGCCCTCCTCAGGAGcctgtccccctccccaggTTTGGCTTCATCCCAGAACGTGAGGGTGGTGCGATGGAAAACCAAGCAGTTAATATTTAACTGGGTGAAGCGGCAGCTCCTGGCGTCAGCAGGGCCGAGGCGTAAGGCAAAGAGGCGAAACAGAACAGTAACATGCACACAAATGCAAGGACATGGTGCAGAATCCTGCCCGCTGAGTGCATTTTCCCTTGTACTAAATCCAGGCTGAAGTGTCGGCTTGTAATACCTAACATTTGTAACTGTGGATGGATCCAGGTGCTGTCTGTGTATGGAGACCCAGCTGTTAACCAGCTTTAGACAGGTTGTGATGATTAAAGAGTTCAGCTCTTTACATTAGAAAGTTGTTCATTTTGGTAGCAGGAGAGCAAGAGGAGGGGAGAAAGAATGAGAAGCAAAAACCACTGAGATActtttatagaaatatttctcattATTGTTCCTGGCCTCTGCATTTAATCTCTTCAAACAGTCTATTTACAGTCTTTTATTTAGTTTCCTGTTGGTTCCTGTCCAACCAGTACCCACCTTTCCATTCCACTTAACAGGGCGTTGCAGCTACAATGGACACAGACTGTGGTGGGTGCTCCCTGTCCCTTGGTACATTCACCATGGGTGACAACAGTCTGCACAGCTCTCACATCTGCCCCGCTGCTCCATGCCTTACACTGCATGCCCTCCTCTCATGCCCTGCATGGCTGACTCTCTAACTTGTCACCTTGGATGACCCTGCACAAGGTCAGCCTTAACAGAGCCCAAAGCTCCTTAATTTTCCTCTCCGCTTGTGCTTTTCACAATCACCTTCTCTGTCTTACTCAAGCTCAAAGGTATGGGGCTGGCATGGCATCCTCCCAGCACTTCACACCACTCACCCGTGCTACTACAGCCTTGCAGCCTCCTACTCTTTCTCCAGTGGTCCCTTTCTATAGGCAGAATGGGAATCCATAACCTGTTTATATAGCTGCCGTACTTGGAGGCCTTAGTCATAGGCCAGAAAGTGCTCCAGAAAGGGTACTTACCACCAATCTGTATCAGAGCTCTGCttggcaaaagaaaataaatctctagTCTTATATTTTCCATCTTATGGATTCTGTCCCCTAAGATACAAAGACTCTTGCCTTAGTGATGCAGTTTGTCAATGACGTTGCCTTTCAATCAAATGAAACCAGTTTAATCTGGGAATTAAACCAGTCCTCTATATATCATTGTAGaaagtttatatttttcatatttagttctctattttttcctgctaaaaTTAAGGAAATTTGAGCAGAATCCCAATATGCAGTTAATAACggcattaaaatatttgtctgtAGGTGCATCATCATTATCAAGAGCATAAACAGTAACACACAAATCAGTGTCTAAAAGATAAGATGAAGATGCTCTTGCTATGTTCTGGTCTTAGTGAtacccttaaaaacaaacaaacaaacaaacaaacaaacgatAAAAAATTACACTGGGAAGTAGCTGCATGCTTGCTGGAAGGGGGGAAAATTGCTTCTttccactgcagagctgcctcatTTGTAAGTCCGCCTTTGCCAAaaggctctgctgcagagctAGGCCAGATTTGCAATGGAGAGCCAATGCCTAAAGCAAAAGCCTTGGGGCACCAGCTGCAGATCCCACACCAGTTAAGTACTACaggtccctgcactgctgtacAACCAGATGAGTTAGGTATGAGGTTAGAAACACcttttgaagtgttttgaaGTCAAGTCCCTGATTTCTTGTGCAAAGACATTGGGATATTGCTCCATCATTAgaagcacagcctgggaaaagaCTGTAAATGAAGTTGTGGCATATACAGCAAgaggtgaagaaatttttctttgttttaagcTTTCACTCATTCATTTCTTATATTGACTGTGCCTTCACTGTACTTCGGTTAATTAAATCAAGGGCATGAGGATCTCTAGGGGTGAAGGGCTGAGCAGAAAAGATGTCTTGCAGACAGTATAGGTGCAGCTGTGTAAGTGAAGCAGGTGGATACTCAGGAGAGGGTTTAGTGGCTGTTGGTGTTGTTGGAGCTTGCACTCACAAGACAAGGAGAACAGCCTGCCAAAATGAACCACAGGAATGCTCAAACAGGTGTGAGAGAGGATGTGGAACAGTGGTGGAGTTAACTGTTAAGGAACACGATATCAATTTGGGAGTACAAcaaaaggagatggaaaaaaaccatAGGATTTCAACAGTTTAGAAGTGGCTAAggtgaaaaaaatggaagataaTAGTCGTACTATCTTaattacaataataataataataataataataatgataataataataataataataataataataataataataataataataatacaaagCTTAACAGCACTAAGGATGGGGGGTTTTGGCCTGGAAACctctgtgaaaaagaaaaaggcaatcAAAACTTTATTTGTTACATCCTGCAACTAGTTTTTCCAGGTTTCAGGAAACAGAGAAGGTAGTTTCTCTTTAGCGGTATGTGCTGTGCTTCCCCAGAGTGAGCATTCCCTTGTTAATGCCAGATGACtagcagtgccagggctgcttGTTTTTCAAGATAGTGGTGAATCACCCTAGAGCCGGAGGAATCAACAACAGGGCTGGCATGACACGTAGCAGCGGCTTGTGTTTCAGCCTCTTATTTGCTTCAGTAAGCTGAGGGCACACACTGGGTTTTACTGAAAGTTGTTCTGTTCAGGAAATATCAAATGGTGACAGGAGGATTGCCAGATCACTTTCAGGTACCACCACATCTTCCTTCAACAGCTTGGCACTGCTTTCCTCTCTCTACAATAAGCAGACAGGAGAATCTAAAAACTAAATTGtccctttttttctcaaggCTTCAGTAAAGATTAAAGCTACTGCAGTCGAAGGTGAGGTTCAAGCAATGCAACAGACTTTTTAAAGCAATGTAAATCAGTGCTATTCACCTGATACTTACAATGCCATATACATGTGCATCACCAGGGGTCTTACTCACTTCTGTTTGATGCATCCATTTCTTATGGCATTTACAAATCCCCTCCAGATGTGTACACTTGCCATAAAAACATCCAGTCAGCCTTGTTTCAAACATGGAAATGCAGAAGCAGCATTGTCACAGCTTCCATATTAAAGCTTGGGTATCAGGAATGATGTATAGAACAGTAGGCAGCAGGTCTATTTAGATTTGTTTGCTACATCTAAAGGGAACACACTTCCACTGTTAAATGCTTTAACTCATGGGGTTAAATACAGTCATGagcaaagaaaactgaaaatagcaAAGGACACACCAGTGTGTATATGCCCCCTAAACTCCAGGGGATAAAGTACTGTAAGGATACCAGACTGAAAAACAAGTCCTCTTATCTAGGACAAGGGGATAGTTTGGGAGATTCTTCTGCAGGACAGAACTTAAGCTGATGCTCACCTATTCTATGTTCAGTCTGTTCACCCCTGTGATTGCTGTAGCTCTGACTGTTGTCAGCTGTGTTGGTAGTTTTTGCAGTGTGCCCAGTTCACAGATGGGATCTGATGGAGCCATAACAAACTAGGTTTGTATTAGAATTAGTTGTAGAGGGGGAAAGAATTAAAATCCTTAGATCCAAACAGCATTTTAACATGCCATCAATACGTTACCAGTAGCCTGGTTGTTGGCTGAGAGGTCCTCTGAAGAAAACCCAGCATTAATGTTTTGGCTTTTGAGTCCTGTACACCACTGTGATTTGCTGCACAATGCTTTTTTGCTGACTTCCTCTTCTGTTCTACCTTCAAGCTGATGGGCAGTTTTAACCCACCTGGCAGAAGCTGGCCTCAATTGCTTTGGTcaccctgtccctctgtcatATTCCATGCTGCTCACTGATACAAGGCCCATCCCAGCACTAGTCCAATGCTACTACAGTATCACCTGGAATTCTGAAggatgaaaactgaaattcatgTTCTACTTACCAGCAGAGAAGTTAGCTACAAGGCCTGTCACAAAGCTTTAAGCAAGGACTAACCTGCTAGCACGCTTTCTGAAGACAGCAAGTTCCCAAGTGTAATAACAGCACAAGAGATTTCTCCTTGGAAACAAAGCCCACAAACCACACAACTAAAGGTATGTGAGAAGGATCTGTAAAGAGAGAGTAAGGTCAAAGTCTGCAATAAGAGTAAtcagcacaaagagaaatgttttcccTCTACTAGCTACCTGATAGAGCCTAGCATGCCCCACTATAAGGAGAGCAACCAACCTCCTACCAGCCCTGCCCCTTTGCCACAGCTAGAGGGAAGGATTTGCACCTGCAACAGTCACTAATAGTCATAGtctgagagagaaagaaaacccaCCTCCTACCCTTTCATCCAAATCCTTATCAAGTCAAAAAGGAGAGTAGTACTGGTGCTTTTGCTGAGAGTCTTGATTGTCCCAGGACAGGAAGATATGTGTGTTTGCTGTCCAATCAAAGCAATGAACACCACTCAATGTGTGGGACTTACAGATCTATGTGGAGAAAGAGTGATAACTAAGTATCTGGGTAAGAAGTTGCTCCTTCACTGTATCCCTTCTCCTTTACAGTTTCTAATGTGTAAGTACGCCTCACTTATGATGTATTTCACTCTTGAACATTTGAGGGTTGCTGCAAGCAAATGACCTACCTAACGTGATGTTTGATGCAGAGGAGGACAGATGCTTTATGCTGTTGTTTCAGCAAATGATATTTGGTTACTTCTAGAATGACTAAAAAGTCGGATTGccatgacaaaaaaaatcctaaatagTCCTGAGACTGTGGCTCATGTCAAGCAGGTTATTGTTAGTGACGATTATTGAAAGACTTTGCTTTAAACATGGCCATGTTGATCAGAGTTTTGTATTCTGATGTTAAGACTATGTCTCTGTCTGAAGGAAATTTACAGTCCTcctaaaaatatttgtctttataTTTTAGTACCTCTGGCACATATGTTGAAAACTGTTTGAGATTTGAAAAATCACTGTAGTTGTGTTGTATGTGAGATAATGTTTGGCTTTGTAGTATTAATAGGACAGATTCTGGTTCAACAGTGATTCTATTCCTTTTGTGATTTCCTAAACCAAGTTCACTTAGATTTTGGGCCCTTAGTTCTGGGCTGtctcaaaataaaatgctgctttcttctctctttaaTTTGCTAATCTAGGCCTGCAGTTTTCTTTGCTGAATCATGTTGCGATTAGCCTAGCAGATCCAAAGACCTGTCCTTAGTAATTGCAGGTGCTCCTCCTGAAGATGAGGAGCAAAATGTGCCAAAGATCACCACCTTCCTTAAAGCCCAATGCTATTTATTTGGaacaaaatattattgaaaaaaccccacttaaTAAGCCAAGAAATGACTCACACACCTGCTAAGCGTTGCCTGTCTTCCTTGTGGTGCCCTGGCAGACATGGTAAGGAAGATCTGCCAGCTCTTTAATTCAGAGAGAGCATCTGTGTGTCAGATTGGGCTCTCTGCCCCAGAAGACAAAGATGAGTGCCAGGATAGCAGGCATGAGGACTTGCGTGACTACACGCAGGTTCCACACAATCAATTCTCATTCATCTTGGAGCAGAAATGCATAAGTAACATGCGCTGCCCAGCAGTTGGTCCAGACTATTGTTCTTACGCTGTGGGACAGCAGTCAGTTCTTGAACATCTCTCCAAAGTTGGATAGATTCCTGGATGTAACCTGGGTGCCAGTCATGCAGCTCTGTGAAGTCAAGTGCCTTCTTGCAGTTGGGAACAGCAAGAACTTGCATGACTGGACAGCTGAGAATACTCGAAAGTAATCAGTAGGTGTTCAATTTTCTGCATGGCCAGTGATGGACATTGTCCTCCTACACTCAATCACAGGCAAGatcaaaataggaaaagaatCTGCCAGGACAGAGCTGTTGTGCTGGTGATTGTGACCAGTCCTGGGTCGTTCTGGTGCATTCCATGTTTCATAACCTTTGTGGCAGTTCGCTGTAGCAGCATTTGAAAGCTTGGTGCTATCATTTCCACCATGGGAATATCATGACTCCTAAATACTTTAAAACTATTATGAGTatgaagataaaataatttcagtgttaAACTTCTTTCAGTTCAGTTTAAGAGATGTGATGCTTTGAAGACCTATAGGATGAGAAGTCAGAATGTGCAGCTATAGCCTATGTGGTAACAGAATTTTTCTAGTGAAATAAAATGGGTCCTGTTTTTAAGAGAAGTCATGTTTTTTGTGGTCTGTTACCAGACTAGAAGTGGCCCTGGTCACAGCCTCTTTGAAGTCTGATTTGGCTTTACAAAAAGTCCAGCCACACTTTCATCATCAGAGAGTATTGTATAGTAAATAATTTGTGTTAGTAAACCAACCAGCATTCCAGGTGGGATAGCTGGTCCTCATTAAAACAagaaacacagttttcttatCTACTTCTTCCCACTGCCTAGCTCTAAAGTGCTTTCTGTTCAGAGCTTGTATGGCAATATATGTTTAAGGAAATAGCTCTGTAAATTAACAAAACTTTGGAGTCAAGCTCAGAATGGATGCATTTTCTTAAATCAAAAAGCCAAACAGTGTATTTTGGGTATCGATGACTCTGGAGAGTGTTAATTACATGctgtctttccttctttttgcctttttgttgtAGTTACCAGTAAGTTCCCTCTCTGAACATGGCCTGGTGATGTTCTTACACAGGGAAGTTCCTTAGCACatgagggaatggctggagctgtgtcagagaaggattaggctggatatcaggaaaaggttcttcccctaGAGGGTAGTTGGGCACcagaacaggctctccagggcagttGTCATGGCCCCAAACCTTAGAGATCTTAAGGAGCATTTGAACAATGCTCTCAGGTACACAGTGAGATTATTgtggtgtcctgtgcagggccaggagttggatttaatgatccttgtgggtcacttcCGACTCAGGATTTTCCATGATTCCATGGTACTTTATTGTGCTCTTCTTGGAGAGggaaattttgctttc contains the following coding sequences:
- the CHAC1 gene encoding glutathione-specific gamma-glutamylcyclotransferase 1, translating into MKRDPQRPEERPEPPPCPLLSSSSPSSPSGQAEGEGLTAPVWIFGYGSLVWRPGFEFTSRKVGFIRGYSRRFWQGDTFHRGSEKMPGRVVTLLEDCGACTWGVAYEVRGEQVAASLQYLNVREAVLGGYDTKFVEFHPQEKDVEEPILALVYIATPQNPSYLGPASEEDIAAQIIVSSGCAGHNIEYLLRLADFMRYFCPQAEDKHLFSIEEALISILPCLYYTEESLEETASVPQKSKG